In one Musa acuminata AAA Group cultivar baxijiao chromosome BXJ2-5, Cavendish_Baxijiao_AAA, whole genome shotgun sequence genomic region, the following are encoded:
- the LOC135583617 gene encoding uncharacterized protein LOC135583617 isoform X2 — MDGGIDATTRSDRWGYPVRTASDACIAAIDAYYDQVLAYGRDRAVILRAARHDPSCVLANALSAHFLAGKDPAESSRLLGAASDSLDNATPYEGAVFGAISCLMAYDRDDDLAVDRHFELLKEFPKDLLSLKRAQTLCFYMGRPDLSLNLVQEVLVYNKDQSYIYGMLSFPLLELGRMADAEGAARKGLGINSCDLWSQHNLCHVLQYECHFEEAVKFMETCSSTWNSCSSFMYTHNWWHVAVCYLEGDSPLDKVLEVYDHCIWKELERSDAEPAEVYVNALALLMRIYVRDHMHHIAERLMLLANVFKDESMWHVEWHLDVLALWALASTKETSKAEGLLKSIKSRFSLMSWKKQQKMQSAIRLAEAIYEYGRGNFQIVFDLLGPDFDATGFKMIGASDEQLDVFNEVWYIVLLNIGQFSKVIGEVKKQVCKRGAPFLWQLLEKAYSMEGRSDAPLAGERAKVLEAASLK; from the exons atggaCGGAGGAATTGATGCGACGACTCGAAGCGACCGGTGGGGATACCCGGTACGGACAGCCTCCGACGCCTGCATCGCCGCCATCGATGCCTACTACGACCAAGTCCTCGCCTACGGTCGCGACCGAGCGGTCATCCTCCGTGCCGCCCGCCACGACCCCTCCTGCGTCCTCGCCAACGCCCTTTCAGCCCACTTTCTCGCAGGCAAGGACCCCGCCGAATCCTCCCGTCTCCTCGGTGCCGCCTCCGACTCCCTG GATAATGCTACTCCCTACGAGGGGGCAGTGTTCGGAGCGATCTCTTGCTTGATGGCGTATGACAGGGACGACGACTTGGCGGTAGATCGACACTTCGAG TTGCTGAAGGAGTTCCCTAAAGATCTTTTATCACTAAAAAGGGCACAGACCTTGTGCTTCTACATGGGTCGACCCGATCTATCGCTTAACCTAGTTCAAGAG GTACTGGTATATAACAAAGATCAGAGTTATATCTATGGGATGCTTTCTTTTCCATTGTTAGAACTTGGAAGGATGGCCGATGCTGAGGGGGCTGCAAGAAAAGGACTGGGTATCAACAGCTGTGACCTTTGGTCACAACATAAT CTATGCCATGTTCTTCAGTATGAGTGTCATTTTGAAGAAGCTGTAAAGTTCATGGAAACTTGTTCTTCCACATGGAATTCGTGTTCATCTTTCAT GTATACTCACAACTGGTGGCATGTTGCTGTCTGTTATCTGGAAGGTGATTCTCCATTGGATAAGGTTCTTGAAGTTTATGATCACTGTATATGGAAGGAACTGGAAAGAAGTGATGCTGAGCCAGCAGAG GTGTATGTGAATGCACTAGCCTTGCTGATGCGGATCTACGTGCGGGACCATATGCATCATATTGCAGAACGGCTGATGTTGCTAGCAAATGTTTTCAAGGATGAG TCTATGTGGCATGTTGAGTGGCATCTTGATGTCCTGGCACTATGGGCCTTAGCTAGTACAAAAGAGACAAGTAAAGCAGAGGGTCTACTTAAATCCATTAAATCAAG GTTTTCCTTAATGAGTTGGAAGAAGCAACAGAAAATGCAAAGTGCAATTCGG CTTGCAGAAGCCATTTATGAATACGGAAGGGGTAACTTTCAAATTGTTTTTGACTTACTTGGTCCAGATTTTGATGCCACTGGCTTTAAA ATGATTGGTGCATCTGACGAACAGCTtgatgtctttaatgaagtttggtACATTGTTCTGTTGAATATTGGACAATTTTCCAAAG TAATCGGAGAGGTCAAAAAGCAAGTTTGTAAAAGAGGAGCCCCTTTCTTGTGGCAATTGCTG GAAAAGGCATATTCCATGGAGGGGAGATCAGATGCTCCCCTTGCAGGTGAACGGGCAAAGGTTTTAGAAGCTGCCTCCTTAAAGTAA
- the LOC135583617 gene encoding uncharacterized protein LOC135583617 isoform X3, giving the protein MPTTTKSSPTVATERSSSVPPATTPPASSPTPFQPTFSQDNATPYEGAVFGAISCLMAYDRDDDLAVDRHFELLKEFPKDLLSLKRAQTLCFYMGRPDLSLNLVQEVLFCMIGHCLVTLLLNAQQVLVYNKDQSYIYGMLSFPLLELGRMADAEGAARKGLGINSCDLWSQHNLCHVLQYECHFEEAVKFMETCSSTWNSCSSFMYTHNWWHVAVCYLEGDSPLDKVLEVYDHCIWKELERSDAEPAEVYVNALALLMRIYVRDHMHHIAERLMLLANVFKDESMWHVEWHLDVLALWALASTKETSKAEGLLKSIKSRFSLMSWKKQQKMQSAIRLAEAIYEYGRGNFQIVFDLLGPDFDATGFKMIGASDEQLDVFNEVWYIVLLNIGQFSKVIGEVKKQVCKRGAPFLWQLLEKAYSMEGRSDAPLAGERAKVLEAASLK; this is encoded by the exons ATGCCTACTACGACCAAGTCCTCGCCTACGGTCGCGACCGAGCGGTCATCCTCCGTGCCGCCCGCCACGACCCCTCCTGCGTCCTCGCCAACGCCCTTTCAGCCCACTTTCTCGCAG GATAATGCTACTCCCTACGAGGGGGCAGTGTTCGGAGCGATCTCTTGCTTGATGGCGTATGACAGGGACGACGACTTGGCGGTAGATCGACACTTCGAG TTGCTGAAGGAGTTCCCTAAAGATCTTTTATCACTAAAAAGGGCACAGACCTTGTGCTTCTACATGGGTCGACCCGATCTATCGCTTAACCTAGTTCAAGAGGTTCTCTTCTGTATGAT tgGTCATTGCTTGGTAACTCTGCTACTGAATGCCCAGCAGGTACTGGTATATAACAAAGATCAGAGTTATATCTATGGGATGCTTTCTTTTCCATTGTTAGAACTTGGAAGGATGGCCGATGCTGAGGGGGCTGCAAGAAAAGGACTGGGTATCAACAGCTGTGACCTTTGGTCACAACATAAT CTATGCCATGTTCTTCAGTATGAGTGTCATTTTGAAGAAGCTGTAAAGTTCATGGAAACTTGTTCTTCCACATGGAATTCGTGTTCATCTTTCAT GTATACTCACAACTGGTGGCATGTTGCTGTCTGTTATCTGGAAGGTGATTCTCCATTGGATAAGGTTCTTGAAGTTTATGATCACTGTATATGGAAGGAACTGGAAAGAAGTGATGCTGAGCCAGCAGAG GTGTATGTGAATGCACTAGCCTTGCTGATGCGGATCTACGTGCGGGACCATATGCATCATATTGCAGAACGGCTGATGTTGCTAGCAAATGTTTTCAAGGATGAG TCTATGTGGCATGTTGAGTGGCATCTTGATGTCCTGGCACTATGGGCCTTAGCTAGTACAAAAGAGACAAGTAAAGCAGAGGGTCTACTTAAATCCATTAAATCAAG GTTTTCCTTAATGAGTTGGAAGAAGCAACAGAAAATGCAAAGTGCAATTCGG CTTGCAGAAGCCATTTATGAATACGGAAGGGGTAACTTTCAAATTGTTTTTGACTTACTTGGTCCAGATTTTGATGCCACTGGCTTTAAA ATGATTGGTGCATCTGACGAACAGCTtgatgtctttaatgaagtttggtACATTGTTCTGTTGAATATTGGACAATTTTCCAAAG TAATCGGAGAGGTCAAAAAGCAAGTTTGTAAAAGAGGAGCCCCTTTCTTGTGGCAATTGCTG GAAAAGGCATATTCCATGGAGGGGAGATCAGATGCTCCCCTTGCAGGTGAACGGGCAAAGGTTTTAGAAGCTGCCTCCTTAAAGTAA
- the LOC108952821 gene encoding uncharacterized protein LOC108952821: MEFFEGASTVRLRSIHNTYLVADEYSQHVRLDRDGSCSGARWTVEIFTYIGDRRRLRLKSFYGRYLAAHRTETAFLNLTGKKVFQEAPLCFGPRVNWLPLRDGCRVRLKCVFDQFLRANAGPPPWRNSVTVDTPSFPYTRYWILWDVELLETPAHPPVSPVHICGGASCSSSTVASDAAAASSITIQYKVADDAGNVDESSSRRMLTFAAGGSIGMLKRRLQEETGLVNIYVCGWSPTDGSLVPINLPPPPDCPHTQVVVVKANSTAARNLKNRYEQR; the protein is encoded by the exons ATGGAGTTCTTCGAGGGAGCGAGCACAGTCCGCCTGCGAAGCATCCACAACACGTACCTTGTGGCGGACGAATACTCGCAGCACGTGAGGCTCGATCGAGACGGCTCCTGTAGCGGTGCCCGGTGGACCGTCGAGATCTTCACCTACATTGGCGACCGGCGCCGGCTCCGCCTCAAGAGCTTCTACGGACGCTACCTCGCCGCTCACCGCACGGAGACCGCCTTCCTCAACCTCACCGGCAAGAAGGTGTTCCAGGAGGCGCCCCTTTGCTTCGGCCCTCGCGTCAACTGGCTGCCGCTCCGCGACGGCTGCCGCGTCCGGCTCAAGTGCGTCTTCGACCAGTTCCTCCGGGCCAACGCTGGCCCCCCGCCGTGGCGCAATTCGGTGACGGTCGACACCCCGTCGTTCCCCTACACCCGATATTGGATTCTGTGGGACGTCGAATTACTCGAGACGCCGGCACACCCGCCGGTCTCCCCGGTTCACATATGCGGCGGTgcctcctgctcctcctccacAGTGGCCAGCGACGCAGCTGCTGCCTCCTCCATC ACTATCCAATACAAGGTAGCAGATGATGCTGGTAACGTGGACGAGAGCAGTAGCCGGCGAATGTTGACTTTTGCTGCTGGAGGGAGCATCGGCATGCTGAAGAGGAGGCTGCAGGAGGAGACAGGGCTGGTCAACATCTACGTGTGCGGTTGGAGTCCGACGGACGGCAGCCTCGTTCCGATCAATCTTCCGCCGCCACCTGATTGCCCCCACACTCAGGTCGTGGTGGTGAAGGCCAACTCAACGG CTGCAAGGAACTTGAAGAATAGATATGAACAGCGCTAG
- the LOC135583617 gene encoding uncharacterized protein LOC135583617 isoform X1: MDGGIDATTRSDRWGYPVRTASDACIAAIDAYYDQVLAYGRDRAVILRAARHDPSCVLANALSAHFLAGKDPAESSRLLGAASDSLDNATPYEGAVFGAISCLMAYDRDDDLAVDRHFELLKEFPKDLLSLKRAQTLCFYMGRPDLSLNLVQEVLFCMIGHCLVTLLLNAQQVLVYNKDQSYIYGMLSFPLLELGRMADAEGAARKGLGINSCDLWSQHNLCHVLQYECHFEEAVKFMETCSSTWNSCSSFMYTHNWWHVAVCYLEGDSPLDKVLEVYDHCIWKELERSDAEPAEVYVNALALLMRIYVRDHMHHIAERLMLLANVFKDESMWHVEWHLDVLALWALASTKETSKAEGLLKSIKSRFSLMSWKKQQKMQSAIRLAEAIYEYGRGNFQIVFDLLGPDFDATGFKMIGASDEQLDVFNEVWYIVLLNIGQFSKVIGEVKKQVCKRGAPFLWQLLEKAYSMEGRSDAPLAGERAKVLEAASLK, translated from the exons atggaCGGAGGAATTGATGCGACGACTCGAAGCGACCGGTGGGGATACCCGGTACGGACAGCCTCCGACGCCTGCATCGCCGCCATCGATGCCTACTACGACCAAGTCCTCGCCTACGGTCGCGACCGAGCGGTCATCCTCCGTGCCGCCCGCCACGACCCCTCCTGCGTCCTCGCCAACGCCCTTTCAGCCCACTTTCTCGCAGGCAAGGACCCCGCCGAATCCTCCCGTCTCCTCGGTGCCGCCTCCGACTCCCTG GATAATGCTACTCCCTACGAGGGGGCAGTGTTCGGAGCGATCTCTTGCTTGATGGCGTATGACAGGGACGACGACTTGGCGGTAGATCGACACTTCGAG TTGCTGAAGGAGTTCCCTAAAGATCTTTTATCACTAAAAAGGGCACAGACCTTGTGCTTCTACATGGGTCGACCCGATCTATCGCTTAACCTAGTTCAAGAGGTTCTCTTCTGTATGAT tgGTCATTGCTTGGTAACTCTGCTACTGAATGCCCAGCAGGTACTGGTATATAACAAAGATCAGAGTTATATCTATGGGATGCTTTCTTTTCCATTGTTAGAACTTGGAAGGATGGCCGATGCTGAGGGGGCTGCAAGAAAAGGACTGGGTATCAACAGCTGTGACCTTTGGTCACAACATAAT CTATGCCATGTTCTTCAGTATGAGTGTCATTTTGAAGAAGCTGTAAAGTTCATGGAAACTTGTTCTTCCACATGGAATTCGTGTTCATCTTTCAT GTATACTCACAACTGGTGGCATGTTGCTGTCTGTTATCTGGAAGGTGATTCTCCATTGGATAAGGTTCTTGAAGTTTATGATCACTGTATATGGAAGGAACTGGAAAGAAGTGATGCTGAGCCAGCAGAG GTGTATGTGAATGCACTAGCCTTGCTGATGCGGATCTACGTGCGGGACCATATGCATCATATTGCAGAACGGCTGATGTTGCTAGCAAATGTTTTCAAGGATGAG TCTATGTGGCATGTTGAGTGGCATCTTGATGTCCTGGCACTATGGGCCTTAGCTAGTACAAAAGAGACAAGTAAAGCAGAGGGTCTACTTAAATCCATTAAATCAAG GTTTTCCTTAATGAGTTGGAAGAAGCAACAGAAAATGCAAAGTGCAATTCGG CTTGCAGAAGCCATTTATGAATACGGAAGGGGTAACTTTCAAATTGTTTTTGACTTACTTGGTCCAGATTTTGATGCCACTGGCTTTAAA ATGATTGGTGCATCTGACGAACAGCTtgatgtctttaatgaagtttggtACATTGTTCTGTTGAATATTGGACAATTTTCCAAAG TAATCGGAGAGGTCAAAAAGCAAGTTTGTAAAAGAGGAGCCCCTTTCTTGTGGCAATTGCTG GAAAAGGCATATTCCATGGAGGGGAGATCAGATGCTCCCCTTGCAGGTGAACGGGCAAAGGTTTTAGAAGCTGCCTCCTTAAAGTAA